Proteins encoded by one window of Actinocorallia herbida:
- a CDS encoding cytochrome P450, with product MAQSTPTPAELMAEISESFNASTIESPYEKFAEYREKGSVHHGDILAEFGTTSMAAGFNGERDVYSVYGFEDCLAVLKDSETFPSEAVSAAFRPLLGKVITGVDGAEHTRLRKLLMPGLGRDNFSVWGSTIVDPVLRRLVGDLKDRGTRADLTAFVVDFPVRIVYEILGFPTEDEARFHDFQTKALTILLGFGTTDPAKRERAAANRERAIASVKALYDDLLPIVQRRRAEGATGNSLIEHLLRTEVEGESLTDDEVVVFTRSLLPAAAETTTRSFGNALVLLLNRPDVLARVRADRGLVDKAITEATRYEPVSVMAARTTAREVVLGGVTIPEGAGVSVVKGSGLRDPKVWPDADVFDVDRRMNKPNIAFGFGPHTCMGMMLAKLQMGKALNLLLDELPDLRADDEAEPMRIRGANLRQASAITVRWD from the coding sequence ATGGCGCAGAGCACGCCGACGCCGGCCGAGCTGATGGCCGAGATCAGCGAGTCGTTCAACGCGAGCACGATCGAGAGCCCTTACGAGAAGTTCGCGGAGTACCGCGAGAAGGGCTCGGTCCACCACGGCGACATCCTCGCCGAGTTCGGGACCACGTCGATGGCGGCGGGGTTCAACGGTGAGCGCGACGTCTACTCGGTCTACGGATTCGAGGACTGCCTCGCCGTTCTGAAGGACTCCGAGACCTTTCCCAGCGAGGCCGTCAGTGCCGCGTTCCGCCCGCTGCTCGGCAAAGTGATCACCGGCGTGGACGGCGCGGAGCACACGCGCCTGCGCAAACTCCTCATGCCGGGCCTCGGCCGCGACAACTTCTCCGTATGGGGTTCGACGATCGTCGATCCGGTCCTGCGCCGCCTCGTCGGCGACCTCAAGGACCGGGGTACCCGTGCCGATCTCACGGCATTCGTCGTCGACTTCCCGGTCCGGATCGTCTACGAGATCCTCGGTTTCCCGACGGAGGACGAGGCTCGGTTCCACGACTTCCAGACCAAGGCGCTGACCATTCTCCTCGGCTTCGGCACCACTGACCCGGCCAAGCGGGAGAGGGCCGCCGCCAACCGTGAGCGGGCCATCGCCTCGGTCAAGGCGCTCTACGACGACCTGCTGCCCATCGTTCAGCGCCGGCGCGCCGAAGGCGCGACCGGCAACAGCCTGATCGAGCATCTGCTGCGCACCGAAGTCGAGGGCGAGTCGTTGACCGATGACGAGGTGGTCGTCTTCACACGGTCGCTGCTCCCGGCCGCCGCTGAGACCACGACACGGTCCTTCGGCAACGCACTGGTGCTGCTCCTGAACCGCCCCGACGTCCTGGCACGGGTCCGTGCCGACCGGGGCCTCGTCGACAAGGCGATCACCGAGGCGACCCGCTACGAGCCGGTCTCGGTCATGGCGGCCAGGACGACGGCGAGGGAGGTCGTGCTCGGGGGGGTCACCATTCCCGAGGGCGCGGGGGTCTCCGTCGTGAAGGGGTCGGGTCTGCGCGACCCGAAGGTCTGGCCGGACGCCGACGTCTTCGACGTGGACCGGCGGATGAACAAGCCCAACATCGCCTTCGGCTTCGGGCCGCACACCTGCATGGGGATGATGCTCGCCAAGCTCCAGATGGGCAAGGCGCTGAACCTCCTGCTCGACGAGCTGCCGGACCTGCGGGCCGACGACGAGGCCGAGCCGATGCGGATCCGCGGCGCCAACCTGCGCCAGGCCTCGGCCATCACTGTCCGCTGGGACTGA
- a CDS encoding SDR family NAD(P)-dependent oxidoreductase yields MGLVEGKVALITGAGGVIGADTARLLAEEGARLVLTDLPTSRVAEIAAELTGQGHEAIALAGDITDEQTAITLVAGAVEAFGRLDVLDNNAGATYLSGSDGDLLGTTRELWDTSTSINVTAPMMLAKHAVPAMIASGGGSIVNISSAQSLRGDVRNTAYAAGKGALNALTRHIAVQYGPDGIRCNAIAPGLIVGEERLPSFPAPVREMFESNCSVQRLGRPRDISHAVLYLASDLSSYVTGQVLTVDGGITDQLATVGPTRAMALTAISTKG; encoded by the coding sequence ATGGGCCTGGTCGAAGGCAAGGTGGCGTTGATCACGGGCGCGGGCGGTGTGATCGGCGCGGACACGGCCAGGCTCCTGGCTGAAGAGGGCGCCCGGCTCGTCCTCACCGACCTGCCCACGAGCCGGGTCGCGGAGATCGCCGCGGAGCTGACCGGCCAAGGCCACGAGGCGATCGCACTCGCCGGGGACATCACCGACGAGCAGACCGCAATCACCCTGGTCGCCGGCGCCGTCGAGGCGTTCGGCCGCCTGGACGTCCTGGACAACAACGCAGGCGCGACCTACCTCTCGGGCTCCGACGGGGACCTGCTCGGTACGACCCGAGAGCTGTGGGACACCTCGACCTCGATCAACGTCACCGCACCGATGATGCTCGCCAAGCACGCGGTTCCGGCGATGATCGCGAGCGGCGGGGGCTCGATCGTCAACATCTCCTCCGCGCAGTCGCTGCGCGGCGACGTCCGCAACACCGCCTACGCCGCGGGCAAGGGCGCGCTCAACGCGCTGACCCGCCACATCGCCGTGCAGTACGGGCCGGACGGGATCCGCTGCAATGCGATCGCCCCCGGGCTGATCGTGGGCGAGGAACGGCTGCCGTCCTTCCCGGCACCGGTGCGGGAGATGTTCGAGTCGAACTGCTCGGTGCAGCGCCTCGGCCGTCCGCGCGACATCTCCCACGCGGTCCTCTACCTGGCCTCCGACCTCTCCTCCTACGTGACCGGCCAGGTGCTGACGGTCGACGGAGGGATCACCGACCAGCTCGCGACCGTCGGGCCCACCCGGGCCATGGCGCTGACCGCGATCTCTACGAAGGGTTGA
- a CDS encoding TetR/AcrR family transcriptional regulator, which produces MGATMLSLPPRERHPDEVVRRILLGALSAASVSGVERLSMRAVAAASGVSRGTVYRYFSSRAALLECMNENVRHRWEIVLRELLSSEPDPGRHVHWVMHSLSGTRLGLPESQALYARDPGYVLTYLNRHMHDFVSAIELALAPVLQTAGAVRSGDLTVRDTADLLIRIGISDFLVPNDDAGPFADRLDRRVEAFWSMVGGSTSLPDDRSVPRLRVLPPLP; this is translated from the coding sequence TTGGGCGCGACGATGCTGAGCCTGCCACCACGCGAGAGGCATCCGGATGAGGTGGTCCGGCGCATCCTTCTGGGAGCGCTCTCCGCGGCGAGCGTCAGCGGAGTGGAGCGGCTGTCGATGAGGGCGGTGGCCGCCGCCTCCGGTGTCTCCCGGGGAACGGTCTACCGGTACTTCAGCAGCCGGGCGGCGCTCCTGGAGTGCATGAACGAGAACGTGCGGCACCGCTGGGAGATCGTGCTGCGGGAGCTGCTGAGCAGCGAACCCGACCCCGGCCGCCACGTGCACTGGGTGATGCACAGCCTCTCCGGCACGCGCCTCGGGCTTCCCGAGTCCCAAGCGCTCTACGCCCGTGACCCCGGGTACGTTCTGACCTACCTCAACCGGCACATGCATGACTTCGTCAGCGCCATCGAACTCGCTCTCGCCCCGGTCCTGCAGACGGCCGGCGCGGTGCGGTCCGGCGACCTGACCGTCCGGGACACCGCCGATCTCCTCATCCGCATCGGCATTTCCGACTTCCTCGTCCCGAACGACGACGCCGGCCCCTTCGCCGATCGCCTCGACCGGCGGGTCGAGGCGTTCTGGTCGATGGTGGGCGGGTCCACGAGCCTCCCGGACGACAGGTCCGTGCCCAGGCTCCGCGTGCTTCCGCCGCTTCCCTGA
- a CDS encoding lactoylglutathione lyase codes for MFQFLLSADFMVPDPDATAALFVKALGVKEHPRWRQAFEDHPYVAHFLRVHRSLAVAPTRIEPQGHLERPNRGDPFFPEFLKSLEDFQGPHRPIKTHSLVLLADDLDGLVSRLTRRRLPFRIAPMTPDMPWVRLWVGVTPENPRYEPSVDGGLCIEVLPVEPLQMPPETFAAPEPRDLGPGDMVRVTARGVLVRDLDETLRRLSANLDWEPAGPVEVLHEDGCRRAEMGFTLPHSASVDLLEPTRWDSETGSYLNTWGPGPYYTRISVNDLGAKAADLESRGTPFTWVEESEAVGGPLIKVAPEALDGAIFEFHEHRA; via the coding sequence TTGTTTCAGTTTCTGCTGAGCGCCGACTTCATGGTGCCCGACCCCGACGCCACCGCCGCCCTGTTCGTCAAGGCGCTGGGCGTCAAAGAGCATCCGCGCTGGCGCCAGGCGTTCGAGGACCACCCTTACGTCGCGCACTTTCTCCGGGTGCACCGCTCGCTCGCGGTGGCGCCGACGAGGATCGAGCCGCAGGGCCATCTGGAGCGGCCCAACCGGGGGGACCCGTTCTTCCCCGAGTTCCTGAAGTCCCTGGAGGACTTCCAGGGGCCGCATCGGCCCATCAAGACCCACTCGCTGGTTCTGCTGGCCGACGACCTCGACGGCCTGGTCTCGCGGCTGACGCGGCGCCGGCTGCCGTTCCGCATCGCGCCGATGACACCCGACATGCCGTGGGTGCGGCTGTGGGTCGGCGTCACGCCGGAGAACCCGCGCTACGAGCCCTCGGTCGACGGGGGTCTGTGCATCGAGGTCCTTCCGGTCGAACCCCTCCAGATGCCTCCCGAGACCTTCGCCGCACCCGAACCGCGCGATCTCGGCCCGGGTGACATGGTCCGGGTGACGGCCCGCGGGGTGCTCGTCCGCGACCTCGACGAAACGCTGCGCCGGTTGTCGGCGAACCTGGACTGGGAGCCCGCAGGGCCGGTGGAGGTGCTGCACGAGGACGGCTGCCGGCGGGCCGAAATGGGCTTCACCCTGCCGCACAGCGCCTCGGTCGACCTGCTGGAGCCCACTCGCTGGGACAGCGAGACCGGGTCCTACCTCAACACCTGGGGGCCGGGGCCGTACTACACCCGGATCTCGGTCAACGACCTCGGCGCGAAGGCCGCCGACCTGGAGTCGCGCGGCACCCCCTTCACCTGGGTGGAGGAGTCAGAGGCGGTGGGCGGGCCGCTGATCAAGGTCGCCCCGGAGGCGCTCGACGGCGCGATCTTCGAGTTCCACGAGCATCGGGCCTGA
- a CDS encoding NADP-dependent oxidoreductase: MRAVALDAVPAAPQVTEVDEPRPGTGEVLVLVATSSLNGFDAATAAGHLQGMMEHTFPLVIGKDFAGTIAELGEGVTEFAVGDEVFGVVMKPSLGAGSLGEYVSVPTAVGLARIPAGLEATEAGALGLAGTAALNAVDAVAPTDGETVLICGATGGVGAIAVQYALARGARVIATARPGAEADFVNDLSGGKAVLVDYTGDLAAQVKELAPEGVAAALHLAGDGSAIADLVADGGRLASTLGLSAEALPGRNLTVVPVMAYPDHATLDRLAADAATGVLRVPVTATYPLERAPQAFADFVSGAVGKLAITLP, from the coding sequence ATGCGTGCTGTCGCGCTGGACGCCGTGCCCGCCGCTCCGCAGGTCACCGAGGTCGATGAGCCACGCCCGGGGACCGGGGAGGTGCTGGTGCTGGTGGCGACCTCCTCGCTGAACGGGTTCGACGCCGCGACCGCGGCGGGGCACCTGCAGGGGATGATGGAGCACACGTTCCCCCTGGTGATCGGCAAGGACTTCGCCGGGACGATCGCCGAGCTGGGCGAGGGCGTCACCGAATTCGCGGTCGGAGACGAGGTGTTCGGGGTGGTGATGAAGCCGTCCCTCGGCGCCGGATCGCTGGGCGAGTACGTGAGTGTCCCGACCGCGGTGGGCCTGGCCCGAATCCCCGCCGGCCTCGAAGCGACCGAGGCCGGCGCGCTGGGCCTGGCCGGGACGGCGGCGCTGAACGCCGTCGACGCGGTCGCCCCCACCGACGGGGAGACCGTCCTCATCTGCGGCGCGACCGGTGGCGTAGGCGCGATCGCCGTGCAGTACGCACTGGCCCGGGGCGCCCGCGTGATCGCCACCGCCCGTCCCGGTGCCGAAGCCGACTTCGTTAACGACCTGAGCGGTGGAAAGGCCGTGCTGGTCGACTACACCGGCGACCTCGCCGCCCAGGTCAAGGAACTCGCGCCCGAAGGCGTCGCGGCCGCCCTGCACCTGGCCGGCGATGGGTCGGCGATCGCCGACCTGGTGGCCGACGGCGGTCGGCTGGCCTCCACCCTCGGGCTGAGCGCCGAGGCGCTGCCGGGACGAAACCTGACGGTCGTCCCGGTCATGGCCTACCCCGACCACGCGACGCTGGACCGGCTGGCCGCCGACGCCGCCACCGGCGTGCTGCGGGTGCCGGTCACCGCGACCTACCCGCTGGAGCGGGCCCCTCAGGCCTTCGCCGACTTCGTCTCCGGAGCTGTCGGCAAGCTCGCGATCACCCTGCCCTGA
- a CDS encoding LLM class flavin-dependent oxidoreductase — protein MELGVLSLSDLQTDPATGRLHDAGCRTREIVSYAVAADQAGLDVFALGEHHSPDFAVANPAIPLAAAAQATTRIRLTSAVSVLSTLDPVRLHQDFASLDLVSDGRAEIIAGRSAFLEAFALAGVDPADYDRVFADKLDLLLAIRDRPDDVSYAGPSRPPMRHLPVPPYPQQEALPLWIGVGGSPASIERAAQLGLPMVLGLIGGDIRRARALAEHYRQVGAAAGHDPAALRFGLTSHFYVGRTSQQARSELYPYYREYLRPKTPGGRGWLIGPADFENAAGPYGALMTGSPQEVIDKILTEHALLRHDRFMGQIDLGGLPATMVRGSLELFATEVAPIIRKEIASPPAL, from the coding sequence ATGGAATTGGGCGTCCTGTCCCTGTCCGACCTGCAGACCGACCCGGCCACCGGGCGACTGCACGACGCGGGCTGCCGCACCCGTGAGATCGTCTCCTACGCGGTCGCGGCGGACCAGGCCGGGCTCGACGTGTTCGCACTCGGCGAGCACCACAGCCCCGACTTCGCCGTCGCCAACCCCGCCATCCCCCTGGCCGCCGCCGCCCAGGCCACCACCCGCATCCGCCTCACCAGCGCCGTCTCGGTCCTGTCGACCCTCGACCCTGTGCGCCTCCACCAGGACTTCGCGTCACTGGACCTGGTCAGCGACGGACGCGCCGAGATCATCGCCGGACGCAGCGCCTTCCTCGAAGCCTTCGCGCTGGCCGGCGTCGATCCCGCCGACTACGACCGGGTCTTCGCCGACAAGCTCGACCTCCTCCTGGCCATCCGCGACCGGCCCGACGACGTTAGCTACGCCGGTCCGTCCCGTCCGCCCATGCGGCATCTGCCCGTCCCGCCTTACCCGCAGCAGGAAGCGCTGCCGCTGTGGATCGGCGTGGGCGGCAGCCCGGCCAGCATCGAACGCGCCGCGCAGCTGGGCCTGCCCATGGTGCTGGGACTCATCGGCGGGGACATCCGCCGCGCCCGCGCGCTGGCCGAGCACTACCGCCAGGTCGGCGCCGCGGCCGGACACGACCCCGCCGCCCTCCGCTTCGGCCTCACCAGCCACTTCTACGTCGGCAGAACCTCCCAGCAGGCGCGCAGCGAACTGTACCCCTACTACCGCGAATACCTCCGGCCGAAGACGCCCGGCGGACGCGGCTGGCTCATCGGCCCCGCCGACTTCGAGAACGCCGCCGGGCCCTACGGAGCCCTCATGACCGGCAGCCCCCAGGAGGTCATCGACAAGATCCTCACCGAGCACGCCCTCCTCCGCCACGACCGCTTCATGGGCCAGATCGACCTCGGCGGCCTGCCCGCCACCATGGTCCGTGGCTCCCTCGAACTGTTCGCCACCGAGGTCGCCCCCATCATCCGCAAGGAGATCGCGTCCCCACCCGCCCTCTGA